A window of Cygnus atratus isolate AKBS03 ecotype Queensland, Australia chromosome 24, CAtr_DNAZoo_HiC_assembly, whole genome shotgun sequence contains these coding sequences:
- the RAP1A gene encoding ras-related protein Rap-1A isoform X1, with the protein MCVFFSSPHLKFISSVECFFCFNCSESVSWLLSQLLHFFFLSPQTVQFVQGIFVEKYDPTIEDSYRKQVEVDCQQCMLEILDTAGTEQFTAMRDLYMKNGQGFALVYSITAQSTFNDLQDLREQILRVKDTEDVPMILVGNKCDLEEERVVGKEQGQNLARQWCNCAFLESSAKSKINVNEIFYDLVRQINRKTPVEKKKPKKKSCLLL; encoded by the exons atgtgtgtatttttctcttctccccactTGAAGTTTATCAGCAGCGTTGagtgttttttctgctttaattgtTCAGAAAGTGTTTCTTGGTTACTGTCACAgttacttcactttttttttctctctccccagaCTGTACAGTTCGTTCAGGgaatttttgttgaaaaatatgACCCAACAATAGAAGATTCAtacagaaag CAAGTGGAAGTAGACTGTCAACAGTGTATGCTTGAAATCCTCGATACAGCAGGGACA GAGCAATTTACAGCAATGAGGGATCTCTATATGAAGAATGGTCAAGGGTTTGCACTAGTATATTCAATAACAGCACAGTCCACGTTTAACGACTTACAGGACCTGCGGGAACAGATTTTACGGGTTAAGGACACTGAAGAT gttCCAATGATTCTGGTTGGCAATAAATGTGACCTGGAGGAAGAACGTGTTGTCGGCAAAGAACAGGGTCAAAACTTAGCGAGACAGTGGTGTAACTGTGCCTTTCTAGAATCGTCTGCAAAGTCTAAAATCAATGTTAATGAG atcTTTTATGACCTGGTCAGACAGATAAATAGAAAAACACCAGTGGAAAAGAAGAAGcctaaaaagaaatcatgtcTGCTGCTTTAG
- the RAP1A gene encoding ras-related protein Rap-1A isoform X2, producing MREYKLVVLGSGGVGKSALTVQFVQGIFVEKYDPTIEDSYRKQVEVDCQQCMLEILDTAGTEQFTAMRDLYMKNGQGFALVYSITAQSTFNDLQDLREQILRVKDTEDVPMILVGNKCDLEEERVVGKEQGQNLARQWCNCAFLESSAKSKINVNEIFYDLVRQINRKTPVEKKKPKKKSCLLL from the exons ATGCGTGAGTACAAGCTAGTGGTCCTTGGTTCAGGAGGTGTGGGGAAGTCCGCCTTG aCTGTACAGTTCGTTCAGGgaatttttgttgaaaaatatgACCCAACAATAGAAGATTCAtacagaaag CAAGTGGAAGTAGACTGTCAACAGTGTATGCTTGAAATCCTCGATACAGCAGGGACA GAGCAATTTACAGCAATGAGGGATCTCTATATGAAGAATGGTCAAGGGTTTGCACTAGTATATTCAATAACAGCACAGTCCACGTTTAACGACTTACAGGACCTGCGGGAACAGATTTTACGGGTTAAGGACACTGAAGAT gttCCAATGATTCTGGTTGGCAATAAATGTGACCTGGAGGAAGAACGTGTTGTCGGCAAAGAACAGGGTCAAAACTTAGCGAGACAGTGGTGTAACTGTGCCTTTCTAGAATCGTCTGCAAAGTCTAAAATCAATGTTAATGAG atcTTTTATGACCTGGTCAGACAGATAAATAGAAAAACACCAGTGGAAAAGAAGAAGcctaaaaagaaatcatgtcTGCTGCTTTAG